One segment of Carya illinoinensis cultivar Pawnee chromosome 1, C.illinoinensisPawnee_v1, whole genome shotgun sequence DNA contains the following:
- the LOC122275535 gene encoding FCS-Like Zinc finger 8 isoform X1: protein MLRKRSRATSSKQASMADSSPLLSPTGKYRQPTSSLFICPRLFTNLSPKPFSETEAVMSPTSILDSKPFSGLRNPFWSETNTPRNPEPETKRHWDNLNSKAIGLAIVDALSEERFDSKLSKPESRMVLFGSQLKIQIPHPPNSVISPAESPKSPADFGIKTRNSQLGSSSSGFSQSPAKKSIFGSGNSGIGTPNSSRVFAGCLSASEMELSEDYTCVISHGPNPKTTHIFEDCIVESCCAEVAFSSFGKEDGFFTDQSSSYPSESFLSFCYSCKKNLDQGKDIYMYRGEKAFCSSECRHQQMVLEEGIEKLGHDDDGTCS, encoded by the exons ATGCTGAGGAAGAGGTCAAGAGCAACAAGCAGCAAGCAGGCTTCAATGGCAGACTCTAGTCCCCTCCTATCCCCCACAGGCAAATACAGACAACCCACTTCATCTCTCTTCATTTGCCCACGGTTGTTCACTAATCTCTCTCCAAAACCGTTTTCTGAAACAGAGGCCGTTATGAGCCCCACTTCCATACTCGATAGCAAGCCATTCTCTGGTCTCCGAAACCCCTTTTGGTCCGAAACAAACACCCCCAGAAACCCAGAACCCGAAACAAAACGCCACTGGGACAATTTGAACTCCAAAGCCATTGGTCTAGCTATTGTGGATGCTCTCAGTGAAGAAAGATTTGACTCCAAACTATCCAAACCTGAAAGCCGAATGGTTCTCTTTGGTTCCCAGCTTAAAATTCAGATCCCTCATCCTCCAAATTCGGTTATTTCACCTGCTGAATCACCCAAATCTCCCGCCGATTTTGGCATCAAGACGAGGAATTCTCAACTGGGTTCTTCTTCTTCCGGCTTTTCTCAGTCACCAGCGAAGAAATCCATATTCGGTTCTGGGAATTCAGGTATAGGGACTCCGAATTCTTCCCGGGTTTTCGCGGGATGTCTTTCTGCAAGTGAAATGGAGCTGTCAGAGGACTATACCTGTGTGATATCCCATGGGCCTAACCCCAAAACCACCCATATTTTTGAGGATTGCATCGTTGAGAGCTGCTGTGCTGAGGTTGCGTTCTCTAGTTTCGGAAAAGAAGATGGGTTTTTCACTGACCAGTCGTCCAGCTATCCATCTGAAAGTTTTCTCAGTTTCTGTTACTCTTGCAAGAAGAATCTTGATCAGGGAAAGGACATTTACATGTACAG AGGTGAGAAAGCCTTCTGCAGCAGCGAGTGCCGCCACCAGCAGATGGTTTTGGAGGAGGGAATAGAAAAATTGGGACACGATGATGATGGGACCTGTTCCTGA
- the LOC122275535 gene encoding FCS-Like Zinc finger 8 isoform X2 codes for MLRKRSRATSSKQASMADSSPLLSPTEAVMSPTSILDSKPFSGLRNPFWSETNTPRNPEPETKRHWDNLNSKAIGLAIVDALSEERFDSKLSKPESRMVLFGSQLKIQIPHPPNSVISPAESPKSPADFGIKTRNSQLGSSSSGFSQSPAKKSIFGSGNSGIGTPNSSRVFAGCLSASEMELSEDYTCVISHGPNPKTTHIFEDCIVESCCAEVAFSSFGKEDGFFTDQSSSYPSESFLSFCYSCKKNLDQGKDIYMYRGEKAFCSSECRHQQMVLEEGIEKLGHDDDGTCS; via the exons ATGCTGAGGAAGAGGTCAAGAGCAACAAGCAGCAAGCAGGCTTCAATGGCAGACTCTAGTCCCCTCCTATCCCCCACAG AGGCCGTTATGAGCCCCACTTCCATACTCGATAGCAAGCCATTCTCTGGTCTCCGAAACCCCTTTTGGTCCGAAACAAACACCCCCAGAAACCCAGAACCCGAAACAAAACGCCACTGGGACAATTTGAACTCCAAAGCCATTGGTCTAGCTATTGTGGATGCTCTCAGTGAAGAAAGATTTGACTCCAAACTATCCAAACCTGAAAGCCGAATGGTTCTCTTTGGTTCCCAGCTTAAAATTCAGATCCCTCATCCTCCAAATTCGGTTATTTCACCTGCTGAATCACCCAAATCTCCCGCCGATTTTGGCATCAAGACGAGGAATTCTCAACTGGGTTCTTCTTCTTCCGGCTTTTCTCAGTCACCAGCGAAGAAATCCATATTCGGTTCTGGGAATTCAGGTATAGGGACTCCGAATTCTTCCCGGGTTTTCGCGGGATGTCTTTCTGCAAGTGAAATGGAGCTGTCAGAGGACTATACCTGTGTGATATCCCATGGGCCTAACCCCAAAACCACCCATATTTTTGAGGATTGCATCGTTGAGAGCTGCTGTGCTGAGGTTGCGTTCTCTAGTTTCGGAAAAGAAGATGGGTTTTTCACTGACCAGTCGTCCAGCTATCCATCTGAAAGTTTTCTCAGTTTCTGTTACTCTTGCAAGAAGAATCTTGATCAGGGAAAGGACATTTACATGTACAG AGGTGAGAAAGCCTTCTGCAGCAGCGAGTGCCGCCACCAGCAGATGGTTTTGGAGGAGGGAATAGAAAAATTGGGACACGATGATGATGGGACCTGTTCCTGA